The proteins below are encoded in one region of Streptomyces ficellus:
- a CDS encoding cytochrome P450, producing the protein MTCPHLPSLPAALPEGFDLTDPDLLQARVPLPEFAVLRRTAPVWWCAQPRGISGFDDEGYWAVTRHADVRYVSTHPELFSSHTNTAILRFNETISRDQIDVQKLIMLNMDPPEHTRVRQIVQRGFTPRAVRSLEGALRERARSIVRTALAHAGDDGSFDFVTEIAVELPLQAIAELIGVPQQDRAKIFDWSNKMAAYDDPEYAITEEVGTEAAMEIVSYAMNLAAARKECPAHDIVSQLVAAEDEGNLAGDEFGFFVILLAVAGNETTRNAISHGMHAFLTHPEQWELYKRERPRTTAEEIVRWATPVVSFQRTATRDLELGGRKIRAGDRVGIFYSSANHDPEVFDHPERFDITRDPNPHLGFGGGGPHFCLGKSLAVLEIDLIFNAIADSLPGLRPAGDPRRLRAAWLNGIKELQVTLGRE; encoded by the coding sequence ATGACCTGCCCCCACCTCCCGTCCCTCCCGGCGGCCCTCCCGGAAGGGTTCGACCTCACCGACCCCGACCTTCTCCAGGCCCGCGTGCCGCTGCCCGAGTTCGCCGTCCTGCGGCGGACCGCCCCCGTCTGGTGGTGCGCCCAGCCGCGCGGGATCTCCGGCTTCGACGACGAGGGGTACTGGGCGGTGACCCGGCACGCCGACGTCCGATACGTGTCGACGCACCCGGAGCTGTTCTCCTCGCACACCAACACGGCGATCCTCCGGTTCAACGAGACGATCAGCCGCGACCAGATCGACGTCCAGAAGCTGATCATGCTCAACATGGACCCGCCCGAGCACACCCGGGTCCGCCAGATCGTCCAGCGCGGCTTCACGCCCCGGGCGGTCCGGTCCCTGGAGGGCGCCCTGCGTGAACGGGCCCGCTCCATCGTGCGGACGGCCCTGGCGCACGCGGGCGACGACGGCTCGTTCGACTTCGTCACCGAGATCGCCGTCGAACTGCCGCTCCAGGCCATCGCCGAACTCATCGGCGTACCGCAGCAGGACCGCGCCAAGATCTTCGACTGGTCCAACAAGATGGCGGCCTACGACGACCCCGAGTACGCCATCACCGAGGAGGTCGGCACCGAGGCGGCCATGGAGATCGTCTCGTACGCGATGAACCTCGCCGCCGCCCGCAAGGAGTGCCCCGCCCACGACATCGTGTCGCAACTGGTCGCCGCCGAGGACGAGGGCAACCTCGCGGGCGACGAGTTCGGCTTCTTCGTCATCCTGCTCGCCGTGGCGGGCAACGAGACCACCCGCAACGCCATCAGCCACGGCATGCACGCCTTCCTCACCCACCCCGAACAGTGGGAGCTGTACAAGCGCGAACGCCCCCGCACCACGGCCGAGGAGATCGTCCGCTGGGCCACGCCCGTCGTGTCCTTCCAGCGGACCGCCACCCGCGACCTCGAACTGGGTGGCCGGAAGATCCGCGCGGGCGACCGCGTCGGCATCTTCTACTCCTCCGCCAACCACGACCCCGAGGTCTTCGACCACCCCGAACGCTTCGACATCACCCGCGATCCCAACCCCCACCTGGGATTCGGTGGCGGCGGGCCCCACTTCTGCCTCGGCAAGTCGCTCGCCGTCCTGGAGATCGACCTCATCTTCAACGCCATCGCCGACAGCCTCCCCGGCCTCCGCCCGGCCGGCGACCCCAGGCGCCTGCGCGCGGCGTGGCTCAACGGCATCAAGGAACTCCAGGTCACCCTCGGCCGGGAGTAA